One Actinosynnema pretiosum DNA segment encodes these proteins:
- the lepA gene encoding translation elongation factor 4: MSTFADQTFTPPELIRNFCIIAHIDHGKSTLADRMLQLTGVVEERAMRAQYLDRMDIERERGITIKAQNVRLPWAVNGTDHVLHMIDTPGHVDFTYEVSRALEACEGAVLLVDAAQGIEAQTLANLYLAMENDLTIIPVLNKIDLPAADPDKYAKEIAHIVGCEPDEVLRVSAKTGLGVGDLLDEVVRKVPAPVGDAEAPARAMIFDSVYDTYRGVVTYIRVVDGKITPRERIKMMSTGATHELLEVGIISPEPKPSRGLGVGEVGYLITGVKDVRQSKVGDTVTWDKKGATEPLAGYREPRPMVYSGLYPVDGSDYPVLREALEKLQLNDAALTFEPETSAALGFGFRCGFLGLLHLEITRDRLEREFDLDLISTAPNVVYRVVMEDGAEHVVTNPSDWPDGKRAEVYEPVTRCTIIAPSDYIGAIMELCQAKRGQLGGMDYLSEDRVELRYTLPLGEIIFDFFDALKSRTRGYASLDYEESGEQESELVKVDILLQGEAVDAFSAIVHKDHAYGYGTRMATKLRELIPRQQFEVPIQAAVGSRVIARETIRAIRKDVLAKCYGGDITRKRKLLEKQKEGKKRMKMVGRVEVPQEAFVAALSTDDAKEKGKK, encoded by the coding sequence GTGAGCACGTTCGCCGACCAGACGTTCACGCCTCCGGAGCTCATCCGGAACTTCTGCATCATCGCGCACATCGACCACGGCAAGTCCACCCTGGCCGACCGGATGCTGCAGCTCACCGGCGTGGTCGAGGAGCGGGCGATGCGCGCGCAGTACCTCGACCGCATGGACATCGAGCGCGAGCGCGGCATCACGATCAAGGCGCAGAACGTGCGCCTGCCGTGGGCCGTGAACGGGACCGACCACGTCCTGCACATGATCGACACGCCGGGTCACGTCGACTTCACCTACGAGGTGTCCCGCGCGCTGGAGGCGTGCGAGGGCGCGGTCCTGCTCGTGGACGCCGCGCAGGGCATCGAGGCCCAGACGCTGGCCAACCTGTACCTGGCGATGGAGAACGACCTCACCATCATCCCGGTGCTGAACAAGATCGACCTGCCCGCGGCGGACCCGGACAAGTACGCCAAGGAGATCGCCCACATCGTCGGGTGCGAGCCGGACGAGGTGCTGCGCGTCTCGGCCAAGACGGGCCTGGGCGTCGGCGACCTGCTGGACGAGGTCGTGCGCAAGGTGCCCGCCCCCGTCGGCGACGCCGAGGCCCCCGCCAGGGCGATGATCTTCGACTCGGTGTACGACACGTACCGGGGCGTGGTGACCTACATCCGGGTCGTCGACGGCAAGATCACCCCGCGCGAGCGGATCAAGATGATGTCCACCGGCGCCACGCACGAGCTGCTGGAGGTCGGGATCATCTCGCCCGAGCCCAAGCCCAGCAGGGGCCTCGGCGTCGGCGAGGTCGGCTACCTGATCACCGGTGTGAAGGACGTGCGCCAGTCCAAGGTCGGCGACACCGTGACCTGGGACAAGAAGGGCGCCACCGAGCCGCTGGCGGGCTACCGCGAGCCGAGGCCGATGGTGTACTCGGGCCTGTACCCGGTGGACGGCTCGGACTACCCGGTGCTGCGCGAGGCGCTGGAGAAGCTCCAGCTCAACGACGCGGCGCTCACCTTCGAGCCGGAGACGTCGGCGGCGCTGGGCTTCGGCTTCCGCTGCGGCTTCCTGGGCCTGCTGCACCTGGAGATCACCCGCGACCGCCTGGAGCGCGAGTTCGACCTCGACCTGATCTCGACCGCGCCGAACGTGGTGTACCGGGTCGTGATGGAGGACGGCGCCGAGCACGTGGTGACGAACCCGTCGGACTGGCCGGACGGCAAGCGCGCCGAGGTGTACGAGCCGGTCACCCGCTGCACGATCATCGCGCCGAGCGACTACATCGGCGCGATCATGGAGCTGTGCCAGGCCAAGCGCGGCCAGCTGGGCGGCATGGACTACCTGTCCGAGGACCGCGTGGAGCTGCGCTACACGCTGCCGCTCGGCGAGATCATCTTCGACTTCTTCGACGCGCTGAAGTCCCGCACGCGCGGGTACGCGTCGCTGGACTACGAGGAGTCGGGCGAGCAGGAGTCCGAGCTGGTCAAGGTCGACATCCTGCTGCAGGGCGAGGCGGTGGACGCGTTCAGCGCGATCGTCCACAAGGACCACGCGTACGGGTACGGCACGCGGATGGCCACGAAGCTGCGCGAGCTGATCCCGAGGCAGCAGTTCGAGGTGCCGATCCAGGCGGCGGTGGGGTCCCGGGTGATCGCGCGCGAGACGATCAGGGCGATCCGCAAGGACGTGCTGGCGAAGTGCTACGGCGGTGACATCACCCGCAAGCGCAAGCTGCTGGAGAAGCAGAAGGAGGGCAAGAAGCGCATGAAGATGGTCGGGCGGGTCGAGGTCCCCCAGGAGGCCTTCGTGGCCGCGCTCTCCACGGACGACGCGAAGGAGAAGGGGAAGAAGTAG
- a CDS encoding type II toxin-antitoxin system PemK/MazF family toxin, translating to MYANGEDPKPERGAVREVYRPDRAARLEYSPELDGLADPGEIVWAWVPYEEDASRGKDRPLLVVGRNARGGLLAMMLTSRAPDHPAEFDDHVELGSGRWDRDGRQSYLRLDRVFELAEDDIRREGSILEPERFSLVVDAVRERHGWR from the coding sequence ATGTACGCGAACGGAGAGGACCCGAAGCCCGAGCGGGGCGCGGTCCGCGAGGTCTACCGACCCGATCGAGCGGCGAGGCTGGAGTACTCCCCGGAGCTGGACGGCCTCGCCGATCCGGGGGAGATCGTGTGGGCCTGGGTGCCCTACGAGGAGGACGCGAGCCGGGGCAAGGACCGGCCGCTGCTGGTGGTGGGCCGCAACGCGCGCGGCGGGCTGCTGGCGATGATGCTGACCAGCAGGGCGCCGGACCACCCGGCCGAGTTCGACGACCACGTGGAGCTGGGGTCGGGCCGCTGGGACCGCGACGGGCGGCAGTCCTACCTGCGGCTGGACCGGGTGTTCGAGCTGGCCGAGGACGACATCCGCCGGGAGGGCTCGATCCTGGAGCCCGAGCGGTTCTCGCTGGTCGTGGACGCGGTGCGGGAGCGGCACGGCTGGCGCTGA
- a CDS encoding HD domain-containing protein codes for MAFTVQNAVEIARNAHEGQVDKSGQPYLGHPLRVMGRVEGDHARMAAALHDVLEDTPVTAEDLLAAGCPPEVVATVVALTHLPDESQEAYLARVVADPVAVVVKRADIADNTSPERTARLDEATRERLAAKYARAVHLLDTLR; via the coding sequence ATGGCTTTCACGGTGCAGAACGCGGTGGAGATCGCTCGGAACGCCCACGAGGGGCAGGTGGACAAGTCGGGTCAGCCGTACCTCGGCCACCCGCTGCGGGTGATGGGCCGGGTGGAGGGCGACCACGCGCGGATGGCGGCGGCGCTGCACGACGTGCTGGAGGACACGCCCGTCACCGCCGAGGACCTGCTGGCCGCCGGGTGCCCGCCCGAGGTGGTGGCCACCGTCGTGGCGCTGACCCACCTGCCGGACGAGTCGCAGGAGGCGTACCTGGCGCGGGTGGTCGCCGACCCGGTGGCCGTCGTCGTCAAGCGCGCGGACATCGCCGACAACACCTCGCCGGAGCGGACGGCGAGGCTCGACGAGGCCACCAGGGAGCGCCTGGCCGCCAAGTACGCACGCGCGGTACACCTGCTGGACACGCTCCGTTGA